The following are encoded in a window of Bos indicus isolate NIAB-ARS_2022 breed Sahiwal x Tharparkar chromosome 7, NIAB-ARS_B.indTharparkar_mat_pri_1.0, whole genome shotgun sequence genomic DNA:
- the BTBD2 gene encoding BTB/POZ domain-containing protein 2, whose translation MAAGGSGGRASCPPGVGPGAGGGPGPSANTAPAPGNAAAAAAAPAPAVPGPPPPVSVSGPGAQAAAGGERAAEEPGAAALLREPVYNWQATKPTVKERFAFLFNNEVLCDVHFLVGKGLGAQRIPAHRFVLAVGSAVFDAMFNGGMATTSTEIELPDVEPAAFLALLKFLYSDEVQIGPETVMTTLYTAKKYAVPALEAHCVEFLKKNLRADNAFMLLTQARLFDEPQLASLCLENIDKNTADAITAEGFTDIDLDTLVAVLERDTLGIREVRLFTAVVRWSEAECQRQQLQVTPENKRKVLGKALALIRFPLMTIEEFAAGPAQSGILVDREVVSLFLHFTVNPKPRVDFIDRPRCCLRGKECSINRFQQVESRWGYSGTSDRIRFSVNKRIFVVGFGLYGSIHGPTDYQVNIQIIHTDSNTVLGQNDTGFSCDGSASTFRVMFKEPVEVLPNVNYTACATLKGPDSHYGTKGLRKVTHESPTTGAKTCFTFCYAAGNNNGTSVEDGQIPEVIFYT comes from the exons ATGGCGGCGGGTGGGAGCGGCGGGCGCGCGTCGTGCCCGCCGGGGGTCGGCCCGGGCGCGGGGGGCGGCCCCGGGCCCAGCGCCAACACCGCCCCGGCCCCCGGCaacgcggccgccgccgccgccgccccggccCCCGCTGTCCCCGGGCCGCCCCCGCCGGTGTCGGTGTCGGGGCCGGGCGCGCAGGCCGCGGCGGGCGGGGAGCGGGCGGCCGAGGAGCCGGGGGCGGCGGCGCTGCTCCGCGAGCCCGTCTACAACTGGCAGGCCACCAAGCCCACGGTGAAGGAGCGCTTCGCCTTCCTCTTCAACAACGAGGTGCTCTGCGACGTGCACTTCCTGGTGGGCAAGGGGCTCGGCGCGCAGCGCATCCCGGCGCACAG GTTCGTGCTGGCTGTGGGCAGCGCTGTCTTCGATGCCATGTTCAACGGGGGAATGGCCACCACGTCCACCGAGATCGAGCTGCCCGATGTGGAGCCGGCTGCCTTCCTGGCGCTACTCAA GTTTCTCTACTCAGATGAAGTTCAGATCGGGCCTGAGACGGTCATGACCACGCTGTATACTGCCAAGAAGTACGCAGTGCCTGCTCTTGAGGCCCACTGTGTGGAGTTCCTGAAAAAGAACCTGCGGGCTGACAACGCGTTCATGCTGCTGACGCAG gcaagactttTTGATGAACCACAGCTTGCCAGCCTATGTCTGGAGAACATTGACAAGAACACGGCTGATGCCATCACAGCTGAGGGCTTCACGGACATCGACCTAG ACACACTGGTGGCGGTGCTGGAGCGGGACACGCTGGGCATCCGAGAGGTGCGCCTGTTCACAGCCGTCGTCCGTTGGTCCGAGGCTGAATGTCAGCGGCAGCAGCTGCAGGTGACACCCGAGAACAAACGGAAGGTTCTGGGCAAGGCGCTGGCCCTCATCCGCTTCCCACTGATGACCATTGAGGAGTTCGCTGCAG gGCCCGCGCAGTCGGGGATCCTGGTGGACCGTGAGGTGGTCAGCCTCTTCCTGCACTTCACCGTCAATCCCAAGCCACGTGTGGACTTCATTGATCGGCCACGCTGCTGCCTCCGCGGGAAGGAATGCAGCATCAACCGCTTCCAGCAGGTGGAGAGCCGCTGGGGCTACAGCGGCACGAGCGACCGCATCAG GTTCTCGGTCAACAAACGCATCTTTGTGGTCGGCTTCGGGCTCTACGGCTCTATCCATGGGCCCACAGATTACCAAGTGAACATCCAG ATCATCCACACGGACAGTAACACGGTTCTGGGCCAGAACGACACGGGCTTCAGCTGTGACGGCTCTGCCAGCACCTTCAGAGTCATGTTCAAGGAGCCGGTGGAGGTGCTGCCCAACGTCAACTACACGGCCTGTGCCACGCTCAAG GGCCCAGACTCCCACTATGGCACCAAGGGCCTGCGCAAGGTGACCCACGAGTCGCCCACGACGGGGGCCAAGACCTGCTTCACCTTCTGCTATGCGGCCGGGAACAACAATGGCACATCGGTGGAGGACGGCCAGATTCCAGAAGTCATCTTCTACACCTAG